One stretch of Lucilia cuprina isolate Lc7/37 chromosome 6, ASM2204524v1, whole genome shotgun sequence DNA includes these proteins:
- the LOC111681264 gene encoding LOW QUALITY PROTEIN: probable cytochrome P450 6a14 (The sequence of the model RefSeq protein was modified relative to this genomic sequence to represent the inferred CDS: inserted 2 bases in 1 codon) translates to MFLVVGTLIICLLITLTFYLYQHYTYWKRRGVLHETPLPLFGNFWGVGKSKHLRDVMNRLYGKFKGKAHFCGAYMFITKTALILDLDLIKHILIKDFSNFHDRGNFHNVKADPLTGHLVTLEGEEWRAMRTKLTPVFTSAKMKYMFSTVVTVGKHFSQTLKEELNRIPDQVLEIKDLCARFTTDVIGSCAFGIECNSLKDPNAEFRTKGRAIFTEFRHGPLVQMFLITCPDLARKLNMKLFTDEISDFFMNIVKQTVDYRLANNIKRNDFMDLLIELKQKSNKNENKSIHIDLSHGLTLEQMAAQTFVFFLAGFETSSTSMSFCLFELAKHKEIQEKLRQEIVKTIKDCNNEITYEGVNSMVYLDHVIEETLRMYPVVPNLIRKAIHDYKVPNTEQVIEKGTSIIIPISAIXTKAEYYDQPNKFNPDRFLPEEIEKRHSCAYMPFGDGPRNCIGARFGKMQTKLGLISLLRHYRVECCDRTEMQIEYDMKTFLLSSKHGIHLRVVEV, encoded by the exons atgtttttagttGTCGGTACTTTAATAATTTGTCTTTTAATTACCTTGACTTTTTATCTTTATCAACATTATACCTACTGGAAAAGACGTGGGGTATTACATGAGACCCCTTTACCTCTGTTTGGCAACTTCTGGGGAGTGGGTAAGAGCAAACATTTACGTGATGTTATGAATCGtttgtatggaaaattcaaGGGAAAAGCTCACTTCTGTGGAGCCTATATGTTTATAACCAAAACGGCTCTTATACTGGACTTGGATTTAATAAAGCATATTTTGATTAAGGACTTTTCCAATTTTCATGATCGTGGAAATTTTCACAATGTGAAAGCAGATCCTTTGACGGGGCATTTAGTTACCCTGGAAGGTGAGGAATGGCGTGCTATGAGAACAAAATTGACACCTGTCTTTACATCAGccaaaatgaaatatatgttttccacTGTGGTTACAGTGGGCAAACATTTTTCCCAGACTTTAAAAGAAGAACTTAACCGAATCCCAGATCAAGTATTGGAAATCAAAGATCTTTGTGCTCGCTTTACCACCGATGTTATAGGTTCCTGTGCCTTTGGCATTGAGTGTAATAGCCTTAAAGATCCTAATGCTGAATTTAGAACAAAAGGACGTGCTATATTTACAGAATTTCGTCATGGTCCTCTAGTAcaaatgtttttgataacatgTCCTGATTTGGCGCgtaaattaaatatgaaattgtttACCGATGAGATAAGTGATTTCTTTATGAATATAGTGAAACAAACCGTAGACTATCGTTTGGCTAACAATATTAAACGTAATGATTTTATGGATTTGTTaatagaattaaaacaaaaaagtaataaaaatgagAACAAATCCATTCATATTGATTTGTCGCACGGCTTGACTTTAGAACAAATGGCTGCCCAaacatttgttttctttctaGCAGGTTTTGAAACTTCCTCTACCTCCATGTCATTTTGTCTTTTTGAATTGGCTAAGCACAAGGAGATACAAGAGAAATTAAGGCAGGAGATTGTTAAAACCATAAAGGATTGCAACAATGAAATTACTTATGAAGGTGTTAACTCAATGGTGTATTTGGATCACGTGATAGAAG AAACCTTACGTATGTATCCGGTCGTACCAAATTTGATACGTAAAGCTATACACGATTATAAAGTCCCGAATACAGAGCAGGTGATTGAAAAAGGTACTAGCATTATTATACCCATCTCTGCCAT CACTAAGGCCGAATATTATGATCAACCCAACAAATTCAATCCTGATCGTTTTTTGCCCGAAGAAATAGAAAAACGTCATAGTTGTGCCTATATGCCTTTTGGAGATGGACCACGCAATTGTATTGGTGCTCGTTTTGGTAAAATGCAAACGAAATTAGGTTTAATTTCTCTACTGCGTCATTATCGTGTTGAGTGTTGTGATCGTACCGAAATGCAAATTGAATAtgatatgaaaacatttttattatcgtCGAAACATGGTATTCATTTGAGAGTGGTGGAGGTGTAA